In Poecilia reticulata strain Guanapo linkage group LG15, Guppy_female_1.0+MT, whole genome shotgun sequence, the sequence gatgattaggcggcgcagcaggtgatgagtgaagattactgatggtcaataaacgataaaataaatctagcaacaggaaagaaactaaagtggatatagcaataaaccaagagaagacAATACTAATCataggaaactaaatggaaatgaatgaagaacaaaatgcaagaataaactaagaaactaaagtaaatacagaggaataaacttgtatggcaagacattttgagcaatacttaatacagaggactgtatggcaagaataaacagacactatttYcagataaaaggtaaaataatattgttgaagtgccatgggtttgttgagaccatatctattactgagaataaatatatactacagaccataacagtaaataacttgtcacttatttatgtttttaattagatgttatatttatttcttcaatattattttttatgtcggTGTTAATGTCATAAGGCTGATGACTCAATGACGGTTTCAATTTGACtaattaggattttattaagaaccagatttgttctttgtaatttcttctCTTTCCATCAGGTTGGGACAAACCTGGTGGCACATCTACAAAATGTGACAACCCGTATGTCCTCATGCAGGGAGACaggcaaaaatgctaaagtgtcATTAAAAATGCTCCTTGTTTAATGGCTGAAAATTTTACTTGTAATTTGCTTCAAACAGACTTTTtccatgaaatgttttctaatgtgtAGTAACAGATACTTCTGGAGTTGTAGCCAAATGAGTTGAAGTGATTTAACTATATACTTTTGAAACAACTTACTTATGTTTTGTGacttttgtaaatgaaatctGCTGGCTCTATATGTATCacgtggaaataaaaaaagctttaaattcaTATGgtttttaatcctgtttttatatagtgaaatttaaaataaatcttttttaattttaacccaACTATAGTGGTACAATAATAACCCTTATGTTTTGTTATGAGTTTCAACCCAATTTTGGGTCAATTTAACCCAACGTTTGGTTAGTTGCCATGATCCAATGTGCTGGATCAAACCCTCAACCCAACCCAGTTGAGTTAAAACAACCCAGCATTGGGTCTGTCCATATATGACCCAGCGCTGGGTTATgaattgggttatttttaacccagcaatttttactgtgtaggaagaaaattttaaaaaatcctggatgaataaatgtacaaacccttaaagtaatattttgatTCCGTTTCAGTAGTTGGTCTTTTTGAGTCCACACCTTACATCAGTTGTAGTGGGATTGGAACAAAGTGAAAGCAATGTGGAATGACCATAGGGTGGCAATTTGTAAAATCAGTGACAGGACAACACATGTTGAGAAATGTTGAGCAGAAATCACCAAACCTCTGTACTAAAGACTGCTttcaaaaacaagtaaaaaggTTACATGCGTTTCTGCTGCTATGAAACTAAAGAATCCAAAAAGTGTTGCtgttaaaaacttaaatactaTTTTGTACCcaacatttctcaaaaatgtatgTGAAAACATACAAAGATATTTTGGACAATGAGAAGTTTTGATTTTGAGTTTCCGGTCATATTTGTCTGGAAGCACCTCTTCTATGAATATGATCTCTATTTAGTTAGCTATGGTGTACCTCAAGGTAAAATGCTGGAAACGTCTTGTTTTCACGGTCTATGTTGCCCCTGAGGTCAATTTTTGCACACTATAACTTCTTTTCACTGCTTTGCAGATAACTTGCAGATTTACCTGCCCTTAAAAACACGGAAAGACTTGTGCTGTTAGCTCACTGTCTTGAAGATGTTTAATAGTGAATGTCTAATACTTTTTacctaaatgaaaacaaaacagacatcatcatcattaagTAAGATAATTAAAGTGCATTGGGTCCTTTATCGtcttattgcaaaaaaaatgtttggaacaGTCTGATATATTCGACATTATAAATTTGACATAGGAAGTGTTCAAAtactttgtgaaaaacaaaaacaaaaaatatgtttttcgcGTTGTGTTGGTCACCTTTGCTCTCCGTCTTAGAGATCTTACTGGGGTAGGTTTTCTGCGAGGGCACATAAGGGTCGGGTGGAGGAAAGTCCGAAATGGGATGAAAGGTGAATCTGTACTCAAAGTCATCTGTTGAAGgaaagaaagcagagaaatgatCACAATTAGACTGGATGATCTGACATGACGCAAAACAAATGAAGCTGAACCAGTTTGTGTAAAGGTGCTGTGAATGGAATCAACTCTCTGCTATTTTAAGCAGaaccttttttcccccattgcCTTCCAAAATGAAGCCACCTCTGTGGTTGATTGACGAAAGACAATTGAATTGGAGGTCAGGGGGTTTTCTGCCTTAAATGAAGCATgtggtaaaaacaacaatgaggGCAACAGGAATCAGTCTGAAAAATGCTCTAATggactttttttaatcaggctTTCATAACGTGTACAGGgtcttacaaaagtattcatgccctAAGGGTTCTGTCCATATTTTCTTACGGTTCAGCAACTAACCCTCGTCTATCTTATCAGGACTTTAAATGAAATACCAACTCAAAAAAGTAGCttgtaattgtgaaatggaagtatgcatgctttttaaagttttttggtaAATAAGAAAAGGGTAATGTGCATTGGATATGTGACATAATATGAACAGATTCTGTGGTATCAGGAGTATTACACTGGAGTTATTCAACTTAACTCTTCAATTTATgttgctcattttaatttttcagtctttctcCAAACTAAAGTTAGCACATTGACAGGTTTACAGACCTTGCATTTGGTTGTGGTGAGAGTTTTGGAAGCCATTCCCCATCGGTGGTGGAGGTGGTAGTCCCCCAACGGGCCGGTCCGGTGGCAGGGGGGGCCTACCGCCAGGGCCGCCACGAGAAGGCTCCGGGCCCGGCCGACTGACGGGCGGGGCAGCTTGGGTTGCTCTTACGCTGCCTCCGCCCATGCTGCGACCTGAAGGAGGCGGTGGAGGAAGAGGACCTTTGGATGAAGAAtgaattttattcattaaacattAACAATTTTCTACAATATTTCTTATCTattgtttgaaaagaaatgatCTATTATTTATGTAACCAAGTGACGTCTGGTGGGTTACCTGTGCGTGGTGACGACTGGTTTCTTCCAACAGATGGCGGTCTCTCGtttggaggaggagggaggggtcCTGATCGACCAGAAGGGGTTGCTGGAGTGTGACTGCAggagattaaaaagaaaaaaagcatccattttgataattttttcttcaaggagcagtattatgcaTTTCCAGGCATACcgtgacattttatagcacaatgaagtaactatgttaacttgagttgttataaaaatgccgtatatatcaaatatgacttaaaagaaatttgactacaatatttaacaccttgaaattgggtcactGTGTCTTTAataactcctgctctttctgaagtgCCATCTTCAGGAAATCAtctcaacatggctcctctattaaacctttaacatttttaccagcattgctctgagaagtagctcagcAGTTCCAGCAGGTTAGGTTTATTgcagctggctagtctgaaggagctgagtgggggaggggtTGCGTCTTTAAGGCAGGGTTAGGTCCACTAAGGGGTTTTGCAGATGAATGGTTGCAAAAATCATAGcatgatgcaaagctcaaaaaaatttattttacatgatactgccccttaaATAcgaaacaagcaaaataaattatttttaatttctgggATTATGACTTGCATATCCAATTTTTACAAGAAGTCCAACtactttgtttaaattattgtatGCTTAGTTTATTATTGAGAAGGTAAAGAAGACTGATATaattttcaactgttttagaaatttctttctgcaagTAATTCTGACCCTATTTGGcccatgtgacaaaaagttgGACACAACTGTGCTgtaatagtttttgttttaaattaaatttaaaaatacttcattaatcccaaagggaaattatatGTTGTTGTAATATGACTGTGgggtgactgtggctctgtgggtagagtagtcgtcttgtgatcgaaaggttgtaggttcgattccagcttcctcctgccacatgttgatgtgtccctgggcaaggcactcaaccccaaattgcctaccaaTCTGACTAAAGACATTTTGTTCTCCCAAGACACTCGTGAAGAGGATGttcagggttgtccataattttttGATcctatgaagaatccttctttgcataaTCATCTCCAGAAGTTCCACAGTTgtcccagaacagaaccagccttttTTAATCAGGCTGTTTAGCCTTTTTAGGTTCCTGGGTCTGATGCTGCCACCCCAACATCTCTCTCCTCTATGCTATCCACAATgcctccttttcaactcctccGTGATTCCTGGAGTCAGCTGTGgtattatttcagcttttccaATGTTGACGAGCAACATTGGAAGAGCAACATTGGAAAACAAATACTGTccaaaaaaggccattttcctccaaaaagacaggaaggaatgtttgaaaaagagaaaaatctcaaTGAGAGTACTGAGCTGCTCCAACTTGCTGCCACCCTCAAGCGGCGCAATTCtagaattgttgatttttttattttaatggatGTTTGGAGCCAAAGTTgaacaataaatttaatttgttgatCCAGTTCTAAGCATTTTCATCAACTATTTTCCCAAATCTTACCTGTTGAGGGAACTGTTCCTCTGGGGCAGGCGGGGTGTGTTTTggtcctctcctcctccctggCCAGGCGGGATTGGAGGCGGGCCCGGTCGTCCTGGAGGCAGAGGGGGCACCCCACTGCTGGCCGGGGAGCGACCCGTTGAGGAAGGTGAGGCAGAAGGTTTGGAGTTGATGGACGGCGGAGGAGGGGGCATGTCGCGGGGCATTGACGGTCGGTGACCTCCTACAGGAGTCGGCGGTGGCGGCGGCCGGTCATCAGGAAGTGGAGGCCTCCCTCCTGGAGCTGGAGGTAACGGAGGTCGGCTGCTAtttgaaggaggaggagggggcggAGAGAAGCTCGACCGAGGCCCACCGGAGGAGCCCCCTGgcgggggaggggggagaaGAGACCCATGCCTCCCTGGTGGAACACTGGGCGGCACGGGGGAGCTGGCGTGACTGGGCCTGGGTCCTCCGGGTAGTGATGGCGGAGAGGGCCCCCCACGAGACGGGAGGCTCTGGGGTGGTCTGGGGGTGTTGGGTACTGGAGGAGGCGGTCCACCTGGAGTGTCCTGTCTGGAAGAGAAATTAGGACGGCCCTTTGGGAGATCAGGGGCGCCGCCACGAGGCACAGCGGGGATGCCTGGCAGCTTAGGCGGACCGGATGGACTGCCACCGCCGCCGAAAGGGCTGGATCCACCGGAACGGGAACCCGGAGGAAGAATGGGCCCACGACTGGGTCCTGAGTCTGGGAACGAAAATCAGAaacctgtttttgtctttaaacatAATGAGGACCTTTTTCTATCATAGTTTTTGCTCTTCACATCTTTTCTTACCATTGTCTCTGTTTACTGCAGACCTCAGTTTTGGCATCCCTCCTGCAAAGAGGCCTCCTAAACCAGCAGGAGACCCACCACCAAAacccccaccaccacctccacttcctcctccaccaccgcttccacctcctccacttcctcctttGGGTtctgagaagaaagaaaaactaccTTAATGCATGATATTAGTGTTGTCTGTTTCTATAAGGTTCAAACTGGACATATTGGGTAAAAAAAGTGCACTAAAAGCCAACATAAGGAAGCAGTTGGTCATTTGTGCCATGCCATTGGTGATACCTTTGggctttttcaaataaaaagagagacatACCGTTTTATGCATCATAAAAGATTGtacagggtttcctccagaaaacctGCTGTGCCCGGTGGTGGGAGTGTTGGGGTAGTCCACCGCGTTTTTGTATTGAAAAGTGttcaaagttacaaaaattTAGAGACATCATAATTTGGAATTAATAGTTTGAGGCCAACAGGCAGCAAAGAAGGTTACAGGGTGCTCAGCCCCTCATGCCCCTGTTCAATGCATTAACTAGAAACCTAACTTCATCCATATCTCCTGTTGCTATTaatgatgcataaaaaaaaactttaaaaaaaaaaaatctaaaacaaactaTGTTTAACTTGGTGGTCCGCCAAGCTTATGATGCACTGAGGGAAACTTGGTAGTCTTTGTCTAATTACACTCCCAAGAACAGAAGCCAATGTCTTTCATCATGCAACAAAAAATGGCCACTTTTTACTTCATTGTCCTGAAGTCATTCTTAATGTGACATAAACTGCTTACTCAACACATTTAGCATGTTATTCATCTTTCTCCTGGTTCTTTATtcagtttctgagtttttctatttaatgtAGGGCTGGATCAATAAATCGGCCCTcgtttccttcattttgggggATCGGTGATCagccgatacttacatgtgaagctcaTCTTTTCCTCTGATTTTATCTATCTCATCAAAGGTCTGAacatcagccactgtcctcttctgctctgcagtgagaggtttgactggcTATCAGAACCACCAGGTAATGTCTGcacgtttgcagttaacaatagtcaccccactgttaccGACTCAAGAACTTTCttactatatttagcaacaattcagacaaaaaaaattggtatcggccaaaatcggaattggcAGGACAGGCTTTTTAACCAGACATTGGTGAAGCCCTATTTTATACTCGTTTCAGGAAATGATCTATTCTAAAATAACCAATCCAGAGAGCTTACCGTAGCAAATCCCAGACTGCTCTCCATGCTGAGCTCAGACAGACGGCTGTCCAGAATGCTAACGATTAAGGTTTATCACATTCAAAGAAAAGTGCTAGGTTCATGAAGTAGAAGATTTCATTATTCTTTCCTCACATACAGTTGAGCACAAAAGTAGCCATACCCTGGCATGTCTtgatttgaaattatttttattcaaccaacaagtttgtttttgacaggaaatgtgatTGGCGTCTCAAAAGATATGTTAAATGAGCATTCatttcaaaaagatttttttaattacatctgTCTAAGATCATTTATGCACTTCTCAATATGATGAATGATTAAAATGGGTCTAGGAAATGCGCAAGTTAAAAACTAATCTTTGCGTTTCCATATAGAAATGCAAAGACTTCTTTTTGACTTATTGAGCATcagaataaatagtttttaatctaGCAGACATGATGAAAATGAGTTGGTTTTTCTTTGGGATACAGCCATGTTGATGCCAATGAGACGTGCTGACTTACTTTCGAAAACGGGTCCACTGCGGTCATTTGTGGCAGCTTTCTTTAGTCTGGTGCCTTTGCAAATGTCGGACAGAAGAGCGCCTCGTCCCTGCTGCTCCGTTCGGCTCAGAGTCGGCTTCTCTGTGTTggcctgaaacacaaacaacacaaaagaTTCAAAGGAAGAAATGAccaaagctgcagaaaaaaatatttagaaaattctaattaaaattaaattcatatCAGCATCGTTAAACTAATGGGAGTAGACAGAAGCACAAAATCTTGAAAGGGCCAGTATCAAGAGTTTTCCAGGCACAGTTGCATTTTATAGGATAATCCAGCAATGATGTTGCCttctgttataaaaatgctatatgcATCAAATTTGACAATGATTTAATGCCCTATGATGGACTGGTGGCCtttccaggtgaccccgcccccACCTGTTGACCTCTGGAGATAGGCATCATTGTCATTGTCTTCCATATAATTGTGCCGAACATAATATAAtaagttcattaaaaatgtatattttctaattgattttattaaatattccaaTATTTTAAGAAACTGCACTTTGGAtttctgtccatctgtccattCCAATTAATAGAAACCCACAGAATACATCAGTGTGCAACTAAATCAAATATGATTTCTTGAGTTAATTATAACAAAAtcccagacagaaaaaaaatctcaatgtgTTCCGTTTTCACATCCAATCCTtgatattgtcaccttcctaaagtAATGCCCttgcacataaaaaaacccaGTGTAATGGATAGTGagctatttaaaataaattgcctAAATTATTTACATGTGTAGactatttattgtaaattatttaaagttaattttctaaattaaggATGTTGCAGATTATTTAATGATGTATGTCTGTTTTGATGGGCACGGTTGgtggtttgtattttgttttctttaattgtatTTGACCTTTGTAATGTCTGAGGTTCCTTTGTATGTACCTCACAGATTGCCGTAGCTAATGAGGGCAGGCCCTATAAAAGCTGGCAAAATCATTGTACCAATGGTTGACTTGAACAACTGTCAAAAGATGTTTGGCACAAATTGATGCTTAGTGTTTCCCAGTGAAAGCAGCGAGGcacgttttattttgttgtttgtgttgtaagtttatgttttgcattCTAATGTTTGTATACGTTTTAGTTTTCACGATGACTGATGATCCgcatcaaagaaaataaaccttGAAAATCATCCGTTGAGACTGCGCAAATTACTTCAAGTGCTGGGGAGCAGCTATACCCAGCTTCAACATTGaagctttaattttgtttgagagaatatatttttttacagctgttaAATCCCAATCCATACATTGATTCTGCCATAAACTAGGTTTGTCCACTAGATGTCTCTGCTGAGCATGACATCTGAGAGGAACAGAGAGACTTACCAGAGCCAGAGTGGGAGGCGGCGGCGGccctgggggtggggggggaggtGGGGCTGGCATCTTCTGCTCTTAGTTGGTCTCTATCTGCGTTGGATTCCTCAACCtgtcacaaaacacacacatcgtCACCAAATGCTGCATTCAAATCCCCACCAAGTCCAATTGGCGATCAAACTAGAGTTAAATCTAGAGTTAAATCCGTCTGATTAAAGAGTAGAGTAATCTGAGACACCCACTTCCAAGGtgcagaaaaaagtgaaaacatctgATAGAACAGAGGAAATCTCTTCAGACTCCGCAGAATATCAATCAGCATTTAAACAGAAACCAACTTCATCACAATAAGTGGAAGTTTTCGTTTCTTACTTCTCATTTTGCTCATGTTTAATGGTAATgatgaatgttattttttcccctgttaATCTgccaaatcaacaaaaacactgaaggagttcTTCATAAACTTAACATGTCCATTAAAGTCCTAAAAATTTGGAGAACTAGTTTTGGATATAAATTTTATAATAATCaccctggtaaaaaaaaaaaaaaaacacgttcaAAAGATTGAAAAGTAAAGTGTGAATGAAGTGTGAGTGAGAATGCACATCAAGGTTTTAAAACCACTACAATGTTCCATCATATGGTTCCTGAGGTtacaataatttaaatgaaatgcctGAGAAAACAATGATGTGAGCAGACTATATTACTGAGAGAAGACagtcttttgtttgttgaacACCGAAGAGCTGCTGGTTGAAAAATGGCTGCAACAGTCAGTCACTAACATGAAAGAGAACTGAAgccatttcaaatatttccactCAACACTGATGGGCATGTTGTTACGACAGAGTACTAGGGacaggctgaaaaaaaaatttatgagaataaagtctgcTCATACTGCAATAAAGACAGAATAACatgagaataaactcataatattacaaaaaagaaGTCAGAATACAAGACAAAATTGTAAATGTACATGAGTttgtatgacaaaaaaaataaaatgtacgaAAGTACATTTGTGAAAATCTAAGAACCCCCCCATAATAACATGAAAtcatattaccagaataaagtcgtaatattatgagaatGAAGTTGTAATTTATAACTCccacatgaaaaataaaaggtaaaatgaggaatgttgagcattttGAGAAGCTTTactctcattaaaacaaatttttctaattttacaaCTTCTGATATTGTGTCTTTCAtccattatgactttattcttgcaattaaaaataaatctgtctgACCCTAACACTTTTAAACCTGCAGAAGGTGTTCTATAAATATTGTATGTAGAAGTGTGAGCAAATCACTGACACTACAACTTATGCAgctgttaaaaatcaaaattcatGTATCAGATCAACTTTTGGCAACTTCAGATCAAATCAAcagttttaagttgttttattattta encodes:
- the wipf1b gene encoding WAS/WASL-interacting protein family member 1 isoform X1, whose amino-acid sequence is MPAPPPPPPPGPPPPPTLALANTEKPTLSRTEQQGRGALLSDICKGTRLKKAATNDRSGPVFEKPKGGSGGGGSGGGGGSGGGGGGFGGGSPAGLGGLFAGGMPKLRSAVNRDNDSGPSRGPILPPGSRSGGSSPFGGGGSPSGPPKLPGIPAVPRGGAPDLPKGRPNFSSRQDTPGGPPPPVPNTPRPPQSLPSRGGPSPPSLPGGPRPSHASSPVPPSVPPGRHGSLLPPPPPGGSSGGPRSSFSPPPPPPSNSSRPPLPPAPGGRPPLPDDRPPPPPTPVGGHRPSMPRDMPPPPPSINSKPSASPSSTGRSPASSGVPPLPPGRPGPPPIPPGQGGGEDQNTPRLPQRNSSLNSHTPATPSGRSGPLPPPPNERPPSVGRNQSSPRTGPLPPPPPSGRSMGGGSVRATQAAPPVSRPGPEPSRGGPGGRPPLPPDRPVGGLPPPPPMGNGFQNSHHNQMQDDFEYRFTFHPISDFPPPDPYVPSQKTYPSKISKTESKGSGKKERGAPPLPPIPR
- the wipf1b gene encoding WAS/WASL-interacting protein family member 1 isoform X2, whose amino-acid sequence is MPAPPPPPPPGPPPPPTLALANTEKPTLSRTEQQGRGALLSDICKGTRLKKAATNDRSGPVFEKPKGGSGGGGSGGGGGSGGGGGGFGGGSPAGLGGLFAGGMPKLRSAVNRDNDSGPSRGPILPPGSRSGGSSPFGGGGSPSGPPKLPGIPAVPRGGAPDLPKGRPNFSSRQDTPGGPPPPVPNTPRPPQSLPSRGGPSPPSLPGGPRPSHASSPVPPSVPPGRHGSLLPPPPPGGSSGGPRSSFSPPPPPPSNSSRPPLPPAPGGRPPLPDDRPPPPPTPVGGHRPSMPRDMPPPPPSINSKPSASPSSTGRSPASSGVPPLPPGRPGPPPIPPGQGGGEDQNTPRLPQRNSSLNSHTPATPSGRSGPLPPPPNERPPSVGRNQSSPRTGRSMGGGSVRATQAAPPVSRPGPEPSRGGPGGRPPLPPDRPVGGLPPPPPMGNGFQNSHHNQMQDDFEYRFTFHPISDFPPPDPYVPSQKTYPSKISKTESKGSGKKERGAPPLPPIPR